ggatatatagacaaaacaatgtccctaacaagcctctagttggctagacagttgacaaggatggttaaggttttctgaccatatgcaagtgctgtctcttgataactggatcacatcattaggagaatcatgtgatggactagacacaaactatgaatgtaggatgtgatcgtgtcattttgttgctattgttttctgcgtgtcaagtattcattcctatgaccatgagatcatgtaactcactgacaccgaaggaataccttgtgtgtatcaaacgtcacaacgttactcggtgactataaaggtgctctacaggtatctccgaaggtgtccgttgagttagcatggatcaagactgggatttttcactccgtgtgacggagaggtatcttggggcccactcggtaataaaacatcacatacaacccttgcaagcaatgtgactcaagtgtaagtcacgtgatcttgtattatggaatgagtaaagagacttgccggtaacgagattgaaataggtatagggataccgacgatcaaatctcgggcaagtaacataccgaaggacaaagggaatggtatacgggattatatgaatccttggcacagaggttcaaccggtaagatcttcctagaatatgtaggatccaatatggacatccaggtcccgctattgtatattgaccgaggagtgtctcgggtcatgtctgcatagttctcgaactcggagggtctgcacacttaaggttcagtgacgttttaatatagttgagttatatgtgttggtgacagaAGGTTTCtatgagtcctggatgagatcacggacgtcacgagggtttccataatggtccggaaacgaagattgatatataggatggtttcatttggtcatcggaaagttttcgggcattaccgacaatgagccgggagtgacgaatgggttccggatattcaccaggaggggcccacccacccgagagtgagcccagtaaccctagggtggcgcaccagcccttagtgggctagtgaggccagcccaaaagggctatggtgccacaagataaaaataccaaaggaaaaaaaaagagggaggtgggaaggaaggagtggactccttcgcccaaaccgaattggggtgggagtccacctcctcccaattgaccgacgcccttggggatcccttgaaccccaaggctaccccctcctctcctcctatatatattggtggttttagggcttttgagacacaactttgccacgtgcaactcaaacctataccacgtagttcttcctctagatcggatttctgcggagctcggacggagccctgcgggagtagatcatcaccaccatcgatatcggcgcgccgtcacgctgccggagaactcatctacttctacgtctctcttgctggatcaagaaggctgagatcgtcatcgagatgtacgtgtgctgaacgcggaggtgtcgtccgttcggcgctagatcggaacggatcgtgggacggatcatgggacgacggagatttgaatcacgaagctgtaccactacatcaaccacgtttcttaatgtttcccgcttagcgatctacaagggtatgtggatccaatctccctctcgtggatgaacatcaccgtgataggtcttcgtgtgcgtaggaaattttttgtttcccatgcaacgttccccaacacatacgtTAAGGACGAATTTGATTAGTATATTTACAATACCAACCTCATCTACTTCTTTGCAGATAAGTGCACTCAACTCTATGATCTTACCtgttcattcacacaaaggtttCAATACCAGCCCCGGACTTCTAGAGTGTTGTTTAATTTGTATGATAATTCTTATATTATGACTCTAGAAGAATTTTATCATGCATGCAAACTTTCATATCGGGGCTCACTTGACAAACCACAAAATATGATTATAGTATGTTCCTTGAGAGTCTCTGCGTTGGAGAGGATAGAGGAGTGACACATGTTAGAACTAAAAGTATCCAATTTCGCTCTATCCACTACTTTGCATTGTTTAATGAAAATGTATTATGGGCAAGCAAGATTGTAGTGCATTGTGTGTTCCTGACTTAAGCATCATTTATATTGCGGTAACTAGTGATAAGCGGTATAACCTTAGGGCAATTGTTACCCATAGGCTGAATCTTAACGCAGCTAATGGTGATTTATATGGAGGAATTTATGCCACCTGTGTAGCTGCAAAACTAGGAGTCCCACCTCAAGCTAATGACCCTATGTGcgtgagagatatttagattttGAAGTCATGAGACGTCATGATTTTATTATGGACAGTGCCCAGGGTTATGAGTATAACTTAAtattttataaatataattttgtCTATGCGCCTCTCCTCTTTGATTTTCAGAACAAGCGgagatattatgttcttgagaacGAAGAGTAGGAGAACAACACATTTGTGGAGGCCACTCGCTTGGATGAGGAGGTGCCATGAAACATCTCTATGAGCTACCATTTTTATTATTATCCACACCACCAGTGATGAGCACTAAACtaggctaaaagcctaagcttggggaagtacattggattcatgttcacacatttcattacatgttcacacacttcattgcaattgttggtgttcattctctttcattgtatatccatgcttagttttatttttcatgtTCTTTTTgtatgtttgaaaaactttaaaaaatccaacatatttctctctttttttctttttttcttgtttagTTAATTTGCatcattaaaagaaaacccaaccaGATTTCTctagcttgttgggagctttctcgtgtaaatatttttttcattcttgtttttcttttcgtTTATTTGCTTTCTTCACAAAAattaaaactccaaaaatatttcgaTGTGTTTCTCtgattatttttttgtttttgttgagtcattTAAAGGAGAAGAGCACGATGAAAATGTGGACTGACtcccatatgcattattgttaatCTGACAAAAGAGTCAATATTacgttgtcttctcctttgtataaaTTGTTTCGCAGACTTTAGCTTAGTCCACAACACACTTGCAGGGCCGGCCCTGGCATTTTGAGGGTCCTAGTgcgataaggtataatgggcccaATGACTATATTAGAATGAAAAGAAGTATTCACAAGCCTAATAGAGTATACACTATAAATATCACTATAAAAGTACAAACATCGGAAAATGAATTATTGTTTGCAAATTAGATACTAATACGTGATAAATATGTAATTATACGACATAGGCTTCAACAAACCGTAGAAGTCATTAATCAGGCAATATTTTATAAGAAAGGAGAGAAAACATGTGAATTTTGAAGTCCTCACTCCTCAACTCAACTTTGAGATAAATTTTAAAGTCCCGACTCCTCAACTCAACTTTGAGATAAATTTTGAAATCTTGCCTCCTCAACTCAACTTTGGGATAAATTTTGAAGTCCTCACTCCTCAACTCAACTTTGAGATAAATTAGAAGTACACCATCTTTAGAGTCCTCAGCTCTTGGGCTTGGGTCAATTAATTGAGAAAAAAGGGAGTGACCGCAACACTTTCCTAGAGATATGAAACAATTAGCATTAATTAGGGTATAAATAACCAACTGagtactacctccgtcacggtttaaaagACACGGTTAAGTTTACGTGAATTTTCACAATACATAAGGTTTTagacgcattgcatttactcctaccagctaattagtactccgttgtactaTTTTTATATGCATCGTAGTGTAAATGTTATTTTTCAACTTATTTTACAGCCAATCAATAATCACCTAGGTTCTAAAGAATTTCCATACACgctttctaaaccgtgacggagggagtaccaaatGTGTAGCTTCTCTCCTAGTGGACTCATCCTGCTGCATTGTTTTCTGTTCTTCATCTCCAGTAAAACCAAGTATACACACATGTACACAAGGTATGGGGCCCTATTGGGGTTGGGTCCTAGGCAGCCGCACTTGCCGTCATGGCTCAGGGCCGGCCATGCACACTTTTACCATTATtattttcacatcattcgatcgtgcaagtgaaaaacAATAATGAttgtatttgatgaagtgatcatggtAAAAGAAGCTCATATGAACTCTTTTTGTTTTCGTTTCTGATTAGAGGTGGACACGCAACTACAAGTGTCTTCCTGAACTATAACTTCAACATAGCGGTGTTCTTTATTTGGGTGGGGACAGTTGCATGTTTGCGACTAGGCCGTAATTGCAGCTGACACCGCTACCGCAATTGCATGTCTAccactatttctatttttcttttatttttgtaggTTTTCAGCTTTTTAAATACTCATGTTTTTTAAACATGTCACCCAGTTGCACGTCGCCCCATGTGCAACTGGATATGTTGTAGTCCGTATATAGCTGCAAGCGACAGTAGCAATCGGTTATAACTAGGATGTGAGCGGGGCCGAGACATGGGTGCTTGGGAGGCCCGATATGAGTATATTTTtgtggatttcatttttgtttttctactatctattttattttttcattttggATTTGCATTCCTCTTTATTTTCAAAATACTATGTTTTGGATATTTTTTAAGAAAAACAATGCCACTCGATTTGCACACATATCGTCCACACCCACTTGCATGTACTCCGTCCATGCCGAATTGCATGTCGAACGCCCGTGTGCAAcctaagttttccttttcttttgaatATGGTGCCAGGCTATAGATGTGCCAGCCGCATGTATGCCGACCACACTCAATTGCATAACCGCCATTTCTGTGCAACTTATTACTTTTCCTCAAAATATTGTCATCTGGTTGCACATACATCGATCGCACACAGTTGCATGTTCGTCATCCTTGTGTAACTCAATCTTTTATTAGAAATATATATTTATTTCCCGCAGATCACCTAAAACTAATGATGTGCACTTAGTAATAACTAGATGGTCCGAAACTACATATATGCAACATAACTCTTGTTTCAAATAAACCTTTTTGTTGATCAGAGAGTGAGCTTCAGTTTTCTACCACCGTTTATCCTATTTTAGCACTTTTAGCACTTTTTAGTTTTAACTACTGTGCACCAAGAAACTCATTTAGTTCAATCAGGGTTTTTTTTCCCTTCCTTTTTTGTGTCAAATTATGTGCTCAAAGGAATACAAACACACTGCATTTTATATGCATTATGTTACATAGAGACACACTCGAATTCAGGATGTAAATGGCGTTGGTGTCCACTTGTCCCACATATGCCTTCTATTTAAAAAGGCTCATATGGCGTTCGTGGACATCTAATTAAATTAAGTGGCATACTTGGACAACCCACCAAAGCCCACGGAATTGCGGAAGAAGATGCGGGTGTAGCCCTCGGCCACAACGGCGCGCGCGACGGGCGCGTGCTCGCGGGAGGAGCCTCACCCGAAATTGGCACCGCCGATGATGACGGCGTAGCACGACGACTCCTCGCCGGGGGCCACAAACAGAATCGGGTAGGCCGCGGAGGGAAGGCCCACGAAGGCGAAGGAGCCGAGCTTGCGGTACTCGTCGGCTTGGACGGCACCAGGTCAGGTGCTCGGCCGGGATGATCTGGTAGGTGTCGATGTTGTCCCCGACGACGAAGCACTCACCGTGGAACGCGGCGGACGACGGCGAGACGCGCGTGGCGGTGGCCATGGTTAAGGGCCGAGAGCGGTGGCATCTCGGTGAGACGGTGGCGGGCTGGCGAGGGGCGGCCTGAATGCGGGCTTTGGTGGGCGTAGGGCGCTCGACCGGGGGCTAGCACAgtcgtcgccatcgccgtcgcGGCTTCCGTTAAAGATAAAAGAGGAGCCGCCGTCAAGGTGGCAAGGGTCCGTGTGGTGAAAACTGCAGGGACGAGGCACCGAAACGAACTAGGGCCGGCGGCTTCCTTTCGTTTTGCAGTCTGCTGGTTCTTTTGGGTTGCAGCGAGTGCTCTAAAAAGCTCTCATTTCGTAAGGGCCACAAAACGTTAGCCCGTCGGTCCATCATCATGTTCTGGGCTATAAAACTATTCGACTGTTGCGCTAGTTCTTTCTGGATTAGGCTACTAAGCGCAACTGATGGCGAAGCTTTGTGAAATTTGTGGTCATACGTGGGCGCCATATATGCCACATAAATGTAAGCTGGACAGTTATATAATCCCATATAAGAAATTTTGGGCAATGCGGGTAAGTTCTATAATGTCCAATAAACTGTCCACTTACATCCTAAACTCGAATGTACATCAGCTGGGAGCGTTGTCATAGTCACCAATATATTTGACAGCCCaaatacaagaataaaaagaccactcaaaaaataattatgaagaaAAGGACCAACCTAGTACGAAATGAGAGAAGACAAAACTAAAGGAGGAAAGAAGAcatcaaacaaaaacaaaggaaataaAGGCCTCGTACGTGATATGCCAGCCTGTTAACGATCCAACGCCTGCAGCGCTGGTAGCATGGGCTGGCCCACTAGAGTGCTGTCATTTTTTTTATACGAAACACATACAAAATTTAAAAAGTTTTGCAGATTTAACGAAAATAGTTTCAttcatttgaaaaaaaaatcatatctTTATAAAATTTTCATCGATTTTGAAAGAAATAatcaatttgaaaaaaattcatttaAAATGAAAAACAAATTCATCCAATTTAGTAAAAGTTCATTATACTTTTAAAAAGTTCaataaattcaaaaaagttcataaaaattcaaaaaaaattcatgtattttttcaaaaaaaatcattgaactgaaaaaagttcatccattttcaaaaagatgttcgtcaaattttaaaaaagttcatcaacctaAAAAAGTATTCATTGATATTTAATAAAAGTTCATAGATATGCAAATAAGTTCATAGAATTTTCAATAAAAAAACATCACGAGCGTTTAGATGGCCGACTCAGTTCGAACACCATAAACGCCAGTTAACAAAAGTGCACGTTAGCTAGTGCGTGTGCCGCTAAATAGGAGATgccagggagggggggggggggggttatgagGCATTGAGGCCTGTACGTACGATGTTGATGTCGGTGAAGTCTTAGTGGACTAAGTCTTAGACAAGTGGTTATAGGTCTCAATCGATCGATACTTAACCAAGTCTCGGTCAAATGATATAACCTATAAGAAAGATgaaaaactgaaaataaaacttCCTGTGAATCTTCATATAAGATCTTATAGATATAATCAATTGAGACATAATAAAGTTTCAGTCGATTGAGATTTAGCAAGACTGTATTAAATGACACTTAAATGTGTCACATTTCATGGAAGGTTTGATTAAATTACATCAAacaaatccaaaaataaaaaatgaaacttTGGTGAATCTTGATGTGAGATTCTATGGATATAACATCAACCCAGACATAATAAAGTTTCAGTCGATTGAGATTTAGCAAGGTTGTATTAAATGACACTTAAATGTGTGACAGTCCATGGGAGGTTTGATTAAATTACATCAAACAAACCCAATCGTAATACAAATGAAGACTGAGTAAGAACAACACGTATATTAATCAAACCAATAATCCAAGCAGGTAGTAAAACGAATCCTCAGACCAAACACACCACGCAAGCAAACGCACACCGTATAATATGGACGGACTCCCCGTACCGCTCAGATATGCACGTGGCAGTACACCCGGTCGAAGGAGCTGGGCGAGGCGAAGACGACGGGCACCAGCGGACAGCTCGCGCGTATCTTGTAGCGCCGCGTACCCACCAGCCCGTACTTGAACCAGACCTTGCCCCGGACGTGCACGTCCAGCGGCAGCATCCCGGCGGACCGGTCCTTCTTCATCTCCCGCTCCACGTCCCGCGGCAGCGCGTCCGGCGCCGCGGGGGCCGCCACGACGATCCTCGTCTCGTTGTGCGGCGGCTGGCGGAACCCCGGCACCTCGGCGCCGCCCAGATACGTGTCGCCGTACCACACGCCGACGTCGAGCGAGCGGTAGACGGCGGAGCGCTTGTTGGGGTTGTAGGCGCGTAGGACGAGGGCGAATGTGCCCTGCAGCGCGCCCCCCGACGTGAAGTTGAAGCCGCGGACCGTCGCGTGGTCGATGGAGAGGCGCAGCTTCCCGGGTCGGACCGCCAGccagatgatgacgatggcggcggcgacgacgagcagCGCGAACAGCGTCGCCGCGATGCACTGCGCCGTCGTCGGCCGCGTGCGCCGCGTGGCGCTCAGTGCCCCCGCCATTCCTTCCTTCCTTCGCTTAAGGCCTCGTCGCTCGCGGCT
This genomic stretch from Hordeum vulgare subsp. vulgare chromosome 6H, MorexV3_pseudomolecules_assembly, whole genome shotgun sequence harbors:
- the LOC123403477 gene encoding NDR1/HIN1-like protein 2; amino-acid sequence: MAGALSATRRTRPTTAQCIAATLFALLVVAAAIVIIWLAVRPGKLRLSIDHATVRGFNFTSGGALQGTFALVLRAYNPNKRSAVYRSLDVGVWYGDTYLGGAEVPGFRQPPHNETRIVVAAPAAPDALPRDVEREMKKDRSAGMLPLDVHVRGKVWFKYGLVGTRRYKIRASCPLVPVVFASPSSFDRVYCHVHI